One Streptomyces sp. CNQ-509 DNA window includes the following coding sequences:
- a CDS encoding GNAT family N-acetyltransferase, with protein MAHVPAPYEVSTDPARLDRALVHRWLSTDAYWALGRSRAQQDTAIDHSLNFGVYAAEAAAAGDGPRGAGGQIAYARVVTDRATFAWLCDVYVAREARGAGVGSGLVAAVRDHLAPYRLRRILLATGDAHEVYARLGFEPLADPTQWMALGRA; from the coding sequence ATGGCTCACGTACCCGCACCGTATGAGGTCTCCACCGACCCCGCCCGGCTCGACCGGGCGCTCGTCCACCGGTGGCTGTCCACCGACGCGTACTGGGCGCTCGGCCGCAGCCGCGCGCAGCAGGACACCGCGATCGACCACTCCCTGAACTTCGGCGTCTACGCCGCGGAGGCGGCCGCCGCCGGGGACGGCCCGCGCGGCGCGGGCGGGCAGATCGCGTACGCGCGCGTCGTCACCGACCGTGCCACCTTCGCCTGGCTCTGCGACGTCTACGTGGCCCGCGAAGCCCGCGGCGCGGGCGTCGGCAGCGGCCTGGTCGCCGCCGTCCGCGACCACCTCGCGCCGTACCGGCTGCGCCGCATCCTGCTGGCGACCGGCGACGCCCACGAGGTCTACGCGAGGCTCGGCTTCGAGCCGCTGGCGGATCCGACCCAGTGGATGGCTCTGGGCAGAGCCTGA
- a CDS encoding histidine phosphatase family protein encodes MNVRLTLLAAARNSSRLAERFDDDRPLDADGWVAAERAVPVFSPLAAAELRYCSPTQRSRETGRVLGLAPLAQLALRDCDMGRWRGRTLEEVMMTEPRDVDAWLADPHAAPHGGEALIAFIQRIGGWLDTRPVDDGTHVLAVTEPSIIRAALVYALKAPPVSYWHIDVMPLSAISLTGRPGRWSLHIDSWA; translated from the coding sequence ATGAACGTTCGTCTCACGCTCCTCGCCGCGGCCCGCAACTCCTCGCGGCTCGCGGAGCGCTTCGACGACGACCGGCCGCTGGACGCGGACGGCTGGGTGGCGGCGGAGCGCGCCGTTCCGGTGTTCTCCCCGCTGGCCGCCGCCGAGTTGCGGTACTGCTCGCCCACCCAGCGCTCCCGCGAGACCGGCCGGGTGCTCGGCCTCGCGCCGCTGGCCCAACTCGCGCTGCGCGACTGCGACATGGGCCGGTGGCGGGGGCGCACGCTGGAGGAGGTGATGATGACCGAGCCGCGCGACGTGGACGCCTGGCTCGCGGATCCGCACGCCGCCCCGCACGGCGGCGAGGCGCTGATCGCCTTCATCCAGCGGATAGGGGGCTGGCTGGACACCCGCCCGGTGGACGACGGCACCCACGTGCTCGCCGTCACCGAGCCCTCGATCATCCGCGCCGCGCTGGTCTACGCGCTGAAGGCGCCGCCCGTCTCGTACTGGCACATCGACGTGATGCCGCTGTCGGCGATCAGCCTGACGGGGCGTCCTGGGCGGTGGAGCCTGCACATCGACAGCTGGGCGTGA
- a CDS encoding GMC family oxidoreductase yields MSSYDVIVIGSGFGGSVAALRLTEKGYKVGVLEAGRRFAREQLPKNSWRLRDYLWAPALGLYGIQRIHLLSNVMVLAGAGVGGGSLNYANTLYVPPPAFFRDRQWGHITDWQEELAPYYDQAQRMLGVRENPTTTEADTYLKTTAERMGAGDSYRLTPVGVFYGDGRDARGETTAAPGETVPDPYFGGAGPERAACLQCGSCMTGCRYGAKNTLTENYLYLAERHGAVIHPLTTVVDVHEAAGGGYEVTTVATNKRRRGKREVLRCDHVVVAAGTYGTQTLLHRMKAGGRLPGLSPRLGELTRTNSEALVGAVTFPRTYRKKRGAGELDFTKGVAITSSIHPNDTTHIENVRYGKGSNAMALLCVPQFKPTGKLPKALRVLGAYLRHPVLVARTATTYRWSERTIIGLVMQTHDNSLTTYLKDKGLGKGLLTARQGHGAPNPVHLPEGAEAARLLAEQIGGQPGTNLGELMGKPLTAHFLGGCPIGEDAEHGVIDPYHRLYGHPGISVVDGSAVSANLGVNPSLTITAQAERAMALWPNKGEKDPRPAQNDPYARVRPVPPRQPAVPAGAFGALLLPIPEVPPKG; encoded by the coding sequence ATGAGCTCGTACGACGTGATCGTGATCGGTTCCGGCTTCGGCGGCTCGGTGGCCGCCCTGCGCCTGACCGAGAAGGGCTACAAGGTCGGCGTGCTGGAGGCCGGCCGCAGATTCGCCCGCGAGCAACTGCCCAAGAACTCCTGGCGGCTGCGCGACTACCTGTGGGCCCCCGCCCTCGGCCTCTACGGCATCCAGCGTATCCACCTGCTCAGCAACGTCATGGTGCTCGCCGGCGCCGGCGTGGGCGGCGGCTCCCTCAACTACGCCAACACCCTCTACGTGCCGCCGCCCGCCTTCTTCCGGGACCGGCAGTGGGGCCACATCACCGACTGGCAGGAAGAGCTGGCCCCGTACTACGACCAGGCGCAGCGGATGCTCGGCGTCCGGGAGAACCCCACGACCACCGAGGCGGACACGTACCTGAAGACCACCGCCGAGCGCATGGGCGCCGGCGACTCCTACCGGCTCACCCCCGTCGGCGTCTTCTACGGCGACGGCCGCGACGCCCGCGGCGAGACCACCGCGGCCCCCGGCGAGACCGTGCCCGACCCGTACTTCGGCGGCGCGGGCCCGGAGCGCGCCGCGTGCCTGCAGTGCGGCTCGTGCATGACCGGCTGCCGCTACGGTGCGAAGAACACCCTGACGGAGAACTACCTCTACCTCGCCGAGCGGCACGGTGCCGTGATCCACCCGCTCACCACCGTCGTCGACGTGCACGAGGCCGCCGGCGGCGGCTACGAGGTGACCACCGTGGCGACGAACAAGCGCCGCCGCGGCAAGCGGGAGGTGCTCCGCTGCGACCACGTGGTGGTCGCGGCGGGCACGTACGGCACCCAGACCCTGCTGCACCGCATGAAGGCCGGCGGCCGGCTGCCCGGGCTCTCCCCGCGCCTCGGCGAGCTGACCCGCACCAACTCCGAGGCCCTGGTCGGCGCGGTGACCTTCCCGCGCACGTACCGGAAGAAGCGGGGCGCGGGTGAACTGGACTTCACCAAGGGGGTGGCCATCACCTCCTCGATCCACCCCAACGACACCACGCACATCGAGAACGTGCGCTACGGCAAGGGCTCCAACGCGATGGCGCTGCTGTGCGTCCCGCAGTTCAAGCCCACCGGGAAGCTGCCCAAGGCGCTGCGCGTGCTGGGCGCGTATCTGCGGCACCCGGTGCTGGTGGCGCGGACGGCCACGACGTACCGGTGGTCCGAGCGGACGATCATCGGGCTCGTCATGCAGACCCACGACAACTCGCTCACCACGTACCTGAAGGACAAGGGCCTCGGCAAGGGCCTGCTGACGGCCCGGCAGGGCCACGGGGCGCCCAACCCGGTGCACCTCCCCGAGGGGGCGGAGGCGGCGCGGCTGCTCGCCGAGCAGATCGGCGGCCAGCCGGGCACGAACCTCGGCGAGCTGATGGGCAAGCCGCTGACGGCGCACTTCCTGGGCGGCTGCCCCATCGGCGAGGACGCGGAGCACGGCGTCATCGACCCGTACCACCGGCTCTACGGCCACCCGGGGATCTCGGTGGTGGACGGCTCGGCGGTCTCCGCGAACCTCGGCGTGAACCCGTCGCTGACGATCACGGCCCAGGCGGAGCGCGCGATGGCGCTGTGGCCCAACAAGGGCGAGAAGGACCCCCGCCCTGCCCAGAACGACCCCTACGCCCGCGTCCGCCCGGTGCCGCCGCGGCAGCCGGCGGTGCCGGCAGGCGCGTTCGGCGCGCTGTTGCTGCCGATCCCCGAGGTCCCGCCCAAGGGCTGA
- the argC gene encoding N-acetyl-gamma-glutamyl-phosphate reductase: MTVRVAVAGASGYVGGELLRVLLGHPGVEIGALTAHANAGRPLGDIQPHLAPLAGRELAGTAPGVLAGHDVVFLALPHGQSAAVAAELGDDVLVVDCGADHRLADAADWERFYGTPHAGTWPYGLPELPGHRDALLGVRRIAVPGCYPTAVSLGLFPAYAAGLAEPEAVVVAASGTSGAGKALKPHLLASEVMGSMSPYGVGGGHRHTPEIGQNLSAVAGEPVTVSFTPTLAPMPRGILATSTARARPGTTAEAVRAAYEKAYQGEPFVRLLPPGQWPATGAVTGSNTVLLQVAYDESARRIIAVSAIDNLTKGTAGGAVQSMNIALGLPEELGLSTTGVAP; encoded by the coding sequence ATGACCGTGCGGGTGGCAGTGGCCGGGGCGAGCGGGTACGTGGGCGGGGAGCTGCTGCGGGTGCTGCTGGGGCACCCCGGGGTCGAGATCGGGGCTCTCACCGCCCACGCCAACGCCGGGCGGCCCCTCGGGGACATACAGCCCCACCTCGCGCCCCTCGCAGGACGGGAGCTGGCCGGGACCGCGCCCGGCGTGCTCGCCGGGCACGACGTCGTGTTCCTCGCGCTGCCGCACGGGCAGTCCGCCGCCGTGGCCGCGGAGCTCGGCGACGACGTGCTCGTCGTCGACTGCGGCGCCGACCACCGGCTCGCCGACGCCGCCGACTGGGAGCGGTTCTACGGCACGCCGCACGCCGGCACCTGGCCGTACGGGCTGCCCGAGCTGCCCGGCCACCGCGACGCGCTCCTTGGGGTCCGGCGCATCGCGGTGCCCGGGTGCTATCCGACCGCCGTCTCCCTCGGCCTCTTCCCCGCGTACGCCGCCGGGCTCGCCGAGCCGGAGGCCGTCGTCGTCGCCGCCTCCGGCACCTCCGGCGCCGGTAAGGCGCTCAAGCCGCACCTGCTGGCCAGCGAGGTGATGGGCTCCATGAGCCCGTACGGCGTCGGCGGCGGGCACCGGCACACGCCGGAGATCGGCCAGAACCTCAGCGCCGTCGCGGGGGAGCCGGTCACGGTCTCCTTCACCCCGACCCTCGCCCCGATGCCCCGCGGCATCCTCGCCACCAGCACGGCGCGGGCCCGCCCCGGCACCACGGCGGAGGCGGTGCGCGCCGCGTACGAGAAGGCGTACCAGGGCGAGCCGTTCGTCCGGCTGCTGCCGCCCGGGCAGTGGCCCGCCACCGGCGCGGTCACCGGCTCCAACACCGTGCTGCTGCAGGTCGCGTACGACGAGAGCGCCCGGCGCATCATCGCCGTCAGCGCCATCGACAACCTCACGAAGGGCACCGCGGGCGGCGCGGTGCAGAGCATGAACATCGCCCTCGGACTCCCCGAGGAGCTGGGGCTTTCTACGACAGGAGTGGCACCTTGA
- a CDS encoding DUF1918 domain-containing protein, whose product MQAEVGDKLCVHGRVVGQEDRTAEILEVMGPAGAPPYRVRFDDGHEALVSPGPDSVVRHRDRESGQG is encoded by the coding sequence ATGCAGGCTGAAGTGGGCGACAAGCTGTGTGTGCACGGCCGTGTCGTCGGTCAGGAGGACCGGACGGCGGAGATCCTCGAAGTCATGGGCCCAGCCGGGGCACCGCCCTACCGGGTGCGGTTCGACGACGGCCACGAGGCGCTGGTGTCACCCGGCCCGGACTCCGTGGTCCGGCATCGGGACCGGGAGTCCGGGCAGGGCTGA
- a CDS encoding glycoside hydrolase family 10 protein, whose product MGALSAVTVAGDAIASPAGAAGRAHGRPAGQMRGSWVATVANIDWPDQQGLSAAEQQRQLLARLDEAADRRMNTVVFQARPTADAMWPSPYEPWSEWLSGTQGADPGWDPLGFAVREAHRRGLELHAWFNPYRVRNDALAEKLVPDHPANRHPEWVVPYGGKIYYDPGVPEVRRFVQRCILDAVRRYDIDAVHFDDYFYPYPVAGQEFADEETYRRYGGAFADKADWRRNNVDLLVAELGRAIKRTKRTVQFGVSPFAVWRNAATDPEGSDTQAGTQTYDNLYADTRTWVRERWIDYIVPQVYWNIGFAVADYAKIVPWWNDVVAGTGVNLYIGEALYKVGAAGQPAAWFDPAELSRHLTFCQDYPEVQGNMYFSAKLLPQDPLGAVSRLVADHYREPARPPRC is encoded by the coding sequence GTGGGCGCCCTGTCCGCGGTGACCGTGGCGGGCGACGCGATCGCGTCCCCGGCGGGCGCCGCGGGACGCGCCCACGGCCGACCGGCCGGGCAGATGCGCGGCTCGTGGGTGGCGACGGTGGCGAACATCGACTGGCCGGACCAGCAGGGCCTGAGCGCGGCGGAGCAGCAGCGACAGTTGCTGGCCCGGCTCGACGAGGCGGCGGACCGGCGGATGAACACCGTCGTCTTCCAGGCCCGGCCGACAGCGGACGCGATGTGGCCGTCGCCGTACGAGCCGTGGTCGGAGTGGCTCTCCGGGACCCAGGGCGCCGACCCGGGCTGGGACCCGCTCGGCTTCGCGGTCCGCGAGGCCCACCGGCGCGGTCTCGAACTGCACGCCTGGTTCAACCCCTACCGGGTGCGCAACGACGCGCTCGCGGAGAAGCTGGTGCCCGACCACCCGGCGAACCGGCACCCCGAGTGGGTCGTCCCGTACGGCGGCAAGATCTACTACGACCCGGGGGTGCCGGAGGTCCGCCGCTTCGTCCAGCGCTGCATCCTCGATGCCGTCCGGCGCTACGACATCGACGCCGTGCACTTCGACGACTACTTCTACCCGTACCCGGTCGCGGGCCAGGAGTTCGCCGACGAGGAGACGTACCGGAGGTACGGCGGCGCCTTCGCGGACAAGGCCGACTGGCGGCGCAACAACGTCGACCTGCTGGTCGCGGAGCTGGGCCGGGCCATCAAGCGGACGAAGCGCACCGTGCAGTTCGGTGTCAGCCCGTTCGCGGTCTGGCGGAACGCGGCCACCGACCCCGAGGGCTCCGACACCCAGGCGGGCACGCAGACGTACGACAACCTCTACGCCGACACCCGCACATGGGTGCGCGAGCGCTGGATCGACTACATCGTCCCGCAGGTGTACTGGAACATCGGCTTCGCGGTCGCCGACTACGCCAAGATCGTGCCCTGGTGGAACGACGTGGTCGCGGGCACCGGCGTCAACCTCTACATCGGCGAGGCGCTCTACAAGGTCGGCGCCGCCGGCCAGCCCGCCGCCTGGTTCGACCCGGCGGAGCTCTCCCGTCACCTGACGTTCTGCCAGGACTACCCGGAGGTCCAGGGCAACATGTACTTCTCCGCGAAACTGCTGCCCCAGGACCCCCTGGGCGCGGTCAGCAGGCTCGTCGCCGACCACTACCGCGAGCCGGCCCGGCCGCCGCGCTGCTGA
- a CDS encoding Hsp70 family protein: MEPLRAGDPETVGGFGLRGRLGAGGMGEVFLGRSPGGRAVAVKVVHPHLARQAEFRRRFAREVAAARAVGGAFTAPVLAAGPEDDLPWIATGYIPGPDLAAAVGGAGPFPEGAAWRLAAGLVEALQAIHAVGVLHRDLKPSNVLVAADGPRVIDFGIARTLEDTALTATGLVVGTAGFMAPEQAEGGEVGPAGDVFALGAVIAFAATGAGPFGEGPPLAVLHRVVNRPPRLDGLTGPLRELVGACLAKNPRERPTLTALLARIGAHWEPADDFPGVSPWPDAVTTLIQRRATPPTAPYTEAAGTTAPDGEPDASRPAVAGIDFGTRNSAVAVLEAGKVRPVPNAQGAQTTPSLVSLTAEGDVLVGTAAGRQALANPAHTPRAAKLELGTGWRVTRGDVRLTAEDAAGLILARLRQDAEAHLGRPLTAAVLAVPAGFRRDQRAALLRAGERAGLPVMRLINEPSAVAMAYRLHRDDCTVLIVDLGAGTLDVSLVDLGDGTVLAWATAGDSRLGGDDWDRRIVEHLTDRVRLRHGVDLTGDATAAQRLREAAEAAKIELSAVRTTTLRLPYLATGPDGPVHLEEELTREEFETLTRDLLERCRAHVERILADAERTPADIDRVVLTGGAARMPAVGDLIRRLTGGREPHRGLIPGAVAGGAALQAGIMTGDVKDVLLLDLTPHSIGIETVEGTTTELIERNTTIPTKRSEVFTTHTDHQSAVVLHVVEGEGEDPARDRTLAVLELALPPAPRGVPRIEVTADCDPNDILHITAEDLGTGNKAVATVDQATMERAAALLRSSRWPGLRALAPATLPDS; this comes from the coding sequence GTGGAGCCGCTGAGGGCCGGGGACCCGGAGACGGTGGGCGGGTTCGGGCTGCGGGGCCGGCTGGGTGCCGGCGGGATGGGCGAGGTGTTCCTGGGCCGGTCGCCGGGCGGGCGGGCGGTGGCGGTGAAGGTGGTGCATCCGCATCTGGCGCGGCAGGCGGAGTTCCGGCGGCGGTTCGCGCGGGAGGTGGCGGCGGCGCGGGCGGTGGGCGGGGCGTTCACGGCTCCGGTGCTGGCCGCCGGTCCTGAGGACGACCTGCCGTGGATCGCGACCGGCTACATTCCGGGGCCCGATCTGGCGGCGGCGGTCGGCGGGGCGGGGCCGTTCCCTGAAGGCGCGGCGTGGCGGCTGGCGGCCGGGCTCGTGGAGGCGTTGCAGGCCATTCACGCGGTGGGGGTGCTGCACCGGGATCTGAAGCCGTCGAACGTGCTGGTGGCCGCGGACGGGCCGCGGGTGATCGATTTCGGGATCGCGCGGACGCTGGAGGACACCGCACTGACGGCGACCGGCCTGGTGGTGGGGACGGCGGGCTTCATGGCGCCTGAGCAGGCAGAGGGCGGTGAAGTCGGCCCGGCAGGCGACGTGTTCGCGCTGGGGGCGGTGATCGCCTTCGCCGCCACGGGCGCCGGACCCTTCGGGGAGGGCCCGCCGCTGGCGGTGCTCCACCGGGTCGTCAACCGGCCACCACGGCTGGACGGGCTCACCGGACCGCTGCGCGAACTGGTCGGTGCATGCCTGGCGAAGAACCCCCGTGAACGGCCCACGCTCACAGCGTTGCTGGCGCGGATCGGGGCGCACTGGGAGCCGGCGGACGACTTCCCCGGCGTCTCACCCTGGCCGGATGCCGTCACCACCCTCATCCAGAGGCGCGCCACACCCCCGACCGCCCCCTACACCGAAGCCGCCGGGACCACGGCGCCGGACGGCGAACCGGACGCGTCGCGTCCGGCCGTCGCCGGCATCGACTTCGGCACGAGGAACTCGGCCGTGGCCGTCCTGGAAGCAGGCAAGGTCCGGCCGGTCCCCAATGCCCAGGGCGCGCAGACCACTCCCAGCCTGGTGAGCCTCACCGCCGAGGGGGACGTCCTCGTCGGCACGGCCGCCGGGCGGCAGGCCCTCGCCAACCCCGCTCACACCCCGCGCGCCGCCAAGCTGGAGCTGGGTACCGGCTGGCGTGTCACGCGGGGCGACGTCCGGCTGACCGCCGAGGACGCCGCCGGGCTGATCCTCGCCCGCCTGCGCCAGGACGCCGAGGCCCACCTCGGCCGGCCGCTCACCGCCGCGGTGCTGGCGGTGCCCGCCGGCTTCCGCCGCGACCAGCGGGCCGCGCTGCTCCGGGCCGGCGAACGGGCCGGGCTCCCCGTCATGCGGCTGATCAACGAGCCCTCGGCGGTGGCGATGGCCTACCGCCTGCACCGGGACGACTGCACCGTCCTGATCGTCGATCTCGGCGCGGGCACCCTCGACGTCTCCCTCGTCGACCTCGGCGACGGCACCGTGCTGGCCTGGGCCACCGCCGGCGACAGCCGGCTCGGCGGCGACGACTGGGACCGGCGGATCGTCGAGCACCTGACCGACCGCGTACGGCTGCGGCACGGCGTGGACCTCACCGGCGACGCCACCGCGGCCCAGCGGCTGCGCGAGGCGGCCGAGGCCGCGAAGATCGAGCTCTCGGCGGTGCGCACCACGACCCTCCGGCTGCCCTACCTCGCCACCGGACCGGACGGCCCCGTCCACCTCGAGGAGGAGCTGACCCGCGAGGAGTTCGAGACGCTCACCCGGGATCTGCTGGAACGCTGCCGGGCGCACGTCGAACGCATCCTCGCCGACGCCGAACGGACGCCCGCCGACATCGACCGGGTCGTCCTGACGGGCGGCGCCGCCCGGATGCCCGCCGTGGGCGACCTGATCCGCCGGCTCACGGGCGGCCGTGAGCCCCACCGGGGCCTGATCCCCGGGGCTGTCGCCGGCGGCGCCGCTCTTCAGGCCGGCATCATGACCGGCGACGTGAAGGACGTGCTGCTCCTCGATCTCACCCCTCACTCCATCGGCATCGAAACCGTCGAGGGGACCACGACGGAGCTGATCGAGCGGAACACGACGATCCCCACGAAGCGCTCCGAGGTCTTCACCACCCACACGGATCACCAGAGCGCGGTGGTGCTCCACGTCGTCGAGGGCGAGGGGGAGGACCCGGCCCGCGACCGGACCCTTGCGGTCCTCGAACTCGCCCTGCCGCCCGCTCCCCGCGGCGTGCCACGGATCGAGGTGACGGCCGACTGCGATCCCAACGACATTCTGCACATCACAGCCGAGGACCTGGGCACGGGCAACAAGGCGGTCGCCACCGTCGACCAGGCGACGATGGAACGGGCTGCCGCGCTCCTCCGCTCCTCCCGCTGGCCCGGCCTGCGCGCTCTCGCCCCTGCGACTCTCCCGGACTCCTGA
- a CDS encoding 3-hydroxybutyryl-CoA dehydrogenase, with protein sequence MTDIERVGVVGSGQMGSGIAEVCARSGLQVVVAETTGDALELGRTRVISSLAKAADRGKISKEERDAALGALSFTTDLGELAESDLVIEAVVENEQVKTEIFQVLDQVVARQDAILASNTSSIPLVKLAVATTRPEQVIGMHFFNPAPVQRLIELIPALTTSDDTLKRTEALARDVLGKHAIRAQDRSGFVVNALLIPYLLSAVRMFESGIATREDIDNGMELGCAHPMGPLKLSDLIGLDIVASVADSMYAEYKEPSYATPPLLARMVEAGRLGRKSGAGFYTY encoded by the coding sequence TTGACCGACATCGAACGCGTCGGAGTGGTCGGATCCGGCCAGATGGGCTCGGGCATCGCCGAGGTGTGTGCCCGCTCCGGCCTTCAGGTCGTCGTCGCCGAGACCACCGGCGATGCCCTCGAACTGGGCCGTACCCGCGTCATCAGCTCCCTCGCCAAGGCGGCCGACCGCGGCAAGATCAGCAAGGAGGAACGGGACGCGGCGCTGGGCGCGCTGAGCTTCACGACCGATCTCGGAGAGCTTGCGGAGAGCGATCTCGTGATCGAGGCGGTGGTGGAAAACGAACAGGTCAAGACCGAAATCTTCCAGGTCCTTGATCAGGTCGTCGCCCGCCAGGACGCGATCCTCGCCTCCAACACCTCCTCCATCCCGCTGGTCAAGCTCGCCGTCGCCACCACGCGACCGGAGCAGGTCATCGGTATGCACTTCTTCAACCCCGCGCCCGTGCAGCGCCTCATCGAGCTGATCCCGGCGCTGACGACCAGCGACGACACGCTCAAGCGCACCGAGGCGCTGGCCCGCGACGTGCTCGGCAAGCACGCCATCCGGGCCCAGGACCGCTCCGGGTTCGTCGTCAACGCGCTCCTGATCCCGTATCTGCTCTCCGCGGTCCGGATGTTCGAGTCCGGCATCGCCACGCGCGAGGACATCGACAACGGGATGGAGCTGGGCTGCGCCCACCCGATGGGCCCGCTGAAGCTCTCGGACCTCATCGGCCTCGACATCGTCGCCTCGGTGGCCGACTCGATGTACGCCGAGTACAAGGAGCCGTCGTACGCGACGCCGCCGCTGCTGGCGCGGATGGTCGAGGCCGGGAGGCTGGGCCGGAAGTCGGGCGCCGGGTTCTACACGTATTAG